The stretch of DNA ATTGACAGAATGAAAGCAGCCTTTAATTGTCATGAATTTATGCATACAAAATACACCTTCCATGATATGCGtttccaattttgtttttaaatgcatgatgtttttacaatttatataaaacatttatcctTGAGAACTCACActtgctgtattttattttttcttaaacactGACAGAAAGTGAGAGACAAGAATGTGATTTGGCAAAAGTGTCTCTGCCCTGTCTTCACAGAGTTTTTGACTGAGGTCAAGATTACTGATCCATTCTTTCTCTGCCCGAGCTACTTGCACAAAGCCAATAAATACAgctaaaatattcaaaacagtGTACGttagagctgatgtaataatgtACACATCTCGATTACCTCTAATTTTTGAGGACTGCTTATGTTTTTTCAGGTAAATCTTGTAAGTTTAAGGGGCTCTTTTTTTATGTAAGATTTTTCTTACTCTTCTATATATCTAAATACTACTTCTCACTTACAGCCATTTAATGGTTAAACGTGGTAATAGGTTCTGTGATAAAAAGCTCTAGAGTTCTTTCACTCACACATTCTCACaggtagaaaatgaataaataagacttCCTAAAGCTGTCCTTTGATGCAGCTCCTCTATTTCATAACTGAAACATTAAGCTGAAGAAgataattttcatttacttttgtttttgtcacTTCTATTTTCAGAAAGTCCAATAAATGTTACCTTGGCTTCAGTGGGATAGATCCACCTAGATATTtggatttaaaaaagcaaatgtagGAATTTTTGTAAAACAGTATGTACAATAATGTAATAAGACTTCCTAATTGATTCTTAAATAGGTTCTGATCTTCATTATGACCGCTATTAGTGGTTCAGCTGTAGACTTACAAAATGACAGAAGCTAAAATTCTTTTTGCCACCAAAATCATTGATACAAATGTTAAAAAGTTCAAATATGCACATCAAAGCTGCAGTAAAAGTCTCAATTTCTGTTTTTACATGCCATGATCCAGACTGTACCTAACAAAACATGGTACATTTACACTGGAAAAGGGGGTCccatttattttgaagaaaaggcTGGATCTCAGGATTCAGCAGAGCAAAAGTCAACGGCGACCTGCACACAGGCCTCAATTTCATTTCTGGctaaaaacaaaatagagttTACATAAAAATAGATATAACCCAGGTTACCATATACACTGGTATATGATCAGTactatttacattaaaaacagtGCATTGCATAAGTCAAGGAATAAAATACCACCatgcatttcattttactttttaaggtgAAAAATGCAATTACAGAACTAAGTTTGCTTACCATGATTGTCCCAATATTTACTAAAGGAATAATACCCAAAGGTTTCTCGTTTACATGTCTCCTTCCACACTTAGTCATTAATCTAAGTGTCACACGGATTACACGTACATCTTGGGCAACAAGGAACTTTCGAATATGCTATAATAGCATATTAAACTAAAGATATGGATATGCAACCACACTGAAAAGTCTGATGACAACGTATGAAATAATCCCAATAATTAtagtttttcaaatgtaaaaaacTATTTGGATCATTTTAAAGGAGCACTGAAGTCCTTTCAAAGTTTAATGTCACTCTTCAGACAAGTACAGACATAACACACTTCTAGaaaggagtatttttttttatcattctgcacaaattaaaatacagtgcattaatgaaaaagaaaacatcatatAATTGTTACATTAGATGAAGTTTTGGCCATCTCTTCAGGAGAAGGACTCTTTATTACTTCTTTGATGAACTGTTCGAGGGCCGTGAAGTAACCCTGGCACTGCCACGTATCATTATGAGTTCCATCGGGAAAAATGGCTAATCTCTTAGTCCGAGACGGGGAGAGCTCATAGAGCTGCTTCATCATTACTGGTGGGATTAACTGGTCGGAGAGTCCGGAGATGAAGAGAGAAGGCATTCTGCACTGAGAGATTTTTCTGTAGGACAAGAACTTATTTTTGTAGCACCATAAAGGAAGGTAACGcattggaaagaatgaaaataaagtgCTGGCCATGTGTGGTATGCTTAAAAATGTGTTCTCAACCATAATGGCTGAAATCCTATGTGAATTCTCAGAAGCCAAATGAATAGCTACCGCTCCTCCCAAGGAACggccaaaaaggaaaatttttgttttgtcaagGTCGGGTCTGGTCATCACATAGTCCAGCACAGCCTCAGAATCAAGGTAGAGTCCTTCTTCACTTGCTTCTCCTTCACTTTTTCCATAGCCTCGATAGTCGACCAGCAGAAGATTAACTTTGAGGTTAACCAACATAAGCAAGGCATTCGGCAACCTGTGGCCTATGTTGCCTGCATTCCCgtgaaaataaattatagtcGGGGAATAGGGTGAGCTGTCTCCAGTGTATCTTATCAAAATAAGATTCAGACGCACTCCATCTTTGGTTctgatgaaaatgttttcatgtgGAATACCAGTGGGCATGGGAACATAAAGGCGCGAAGAAGATGGCTGTTCTGGAAAGTAAAGCAATACATCCTGGAATTTATACAGAATACCTGCTATTGATATGAATATTAACAGAAGTAAGACAATGCCTCCATACAGATGAAAAGTCACTattaaagataaaagagaaatgcGGCAGAGAGCCCAAGACCAGGAAGCCAGAGCCACCAGCCATCTTTCAACAAAGTTCCACAGCATCCAGGACTTTTCCATCGTGGCTCTCTGCAAGTGtcctagagagagaaagagagagagagtcagtGAGGCGACATGTATCTATTAGCTTAAAAGTTAGATCCATGATGTAACCAATCCCATCACTAGGAGAATCCTTGGAAACCACACCAGGCCATCCACAAAACCGACTGTCCTAATTCTCTTGGTCCCTTCAGTTCCCAAGCTGTTTTCACCCTCCACTGCTGTACTGATGAAAAACAAATACgcattaaatatattcattttctaaaaagaaaaaaaatgcaggtttttaaaaaaaatgcattaaaaatactttcattcaCGTATTTTCCttgatttaagagaaaaataaactgatgCCATGTTCCCCATTTTTTCCAGGAGGGAACAGAGGCTCAGGAGCCTAAGTGGATTGGCCACGTCCCAGCTTTgcaggcagaagagcctggcgccAAGGCTCCTGGTGCACCCACTGCTCAGCTGAGGAGGGTGAGGGCAGTTTTCCAAATGGAGGTGAAGCTGACACATAACATTACATTAGCTTCAGGTCTACTGTACATGCTGTACGATGATCACCACAGCAAGTCTAGTTAAAGGCCATCAGCACATGTAGGCGCAGATGAGAACACCTGCGGTGGGGCCTCGCTGCAGCTCTGATCTGCATTTCTCCAACTGGAGGCGCTGAGCACCTCTTCACGTGCCACTGGCCCTGTGCACATCTTCTTCCgaggaatgtcta from Bubalus bubalis isolate 160015118507 breed Murrah chromosome 13, NDDB_SH_1, whole genome shotgun sequence encodes:
- the ABHD13 gene encoding protein ABHD13 — protein: MEKSWMLWNFVERWLVALASWSWALCRISLLSLIVTFHLYGGIVLLLLIFISIAGILYKFQDVLLYFPEQPSSSRLYVPMPTGIPHENIFIRTKDGVRLNLILIRYTGDSSPYSPTIIYFHGNAGNIGHRLPNALLMLVNLKVNLLLVDYRGYGKSEGEASEEGLYLDSEAVLDYVMTRPDLDKTKIFLFGRSLGGAVAIHLASENSHRISAIMVENTFLSIPHMASTLFSFFPMRYLPLWCYKNKFLSYRKISQCRMPSLFISGLSDQLIPPVMMKQLYELSPSRTKRLAIFPDGTHNDTWQCQGYFTALEQFIKEVIKSPSPEEMAKTSSNVTII